Proteins encoded within one genomic window of Candidatus Brevundimonas colombiensis:
- the thiE gene encoding thiamine phosphate synthase — protein sequence MPKTSPVPARPPCRLYLITPPAIANLDAFARTLDQALAAGDVAALQIRLKPAQEAVIRQAVAVLAPIARRYDVAVILNDRPDLARSTGCDGVHIGQEDGSLAEARRIMGPDAMIGVTCHDDRDLAWEAAEGGADYVAFGAFYPTATKATVHTPPLELLTIWQETVETPCVAIGGITVETAETVARAGADFIAVCGGIWSYDGGAAAAVKLFNQKLNFQL from the coding sequence ATGCCCAAGACATCTCCCGTCCCCGCCCGCCCGCCGTGCCGACTGTATCTGATCACGCCGCCCGCTATTGCCAATCTGGACGCCTTCGCCAGAACCCTGGACCAGGCGCTGGCGGCAGGCGACGTGGCGGCCTTGCAGATCAGGTTGAAACCGGCGCAAGAGGCGGTCATCCGCCAGGCCGTTGCGGTGCTGGCTCCGATCGCGCGTCGCTATGATGTGGCGGTGATCCTGAACGACCGACCCGATCTGGCGCGCTCCACCGGCTGCGACGGCGTCCATATCGGCCAGGAGGACGGCTCTCTGGCCGAGGCGCGTCGGATCATGGGGCCGGACGCGATGATCGGCGTAACCTGCCATGACGACCGGGACCTGGCGTGGGAGGCGGCCGAGGGCGGCGCCGACTATGTCGCCTTCGGGGCCTTCTATCCGACTGCGACCAAGGCGACGGTCCACACCCCGCCGCTGGAGCTTCTGACCATCTGGCAGGAAACGGTGGAGACGCCCTGCGTCGCCATCGGCGGCATCACGGTCGAAACGGCCGAAACAGTGGCCCGCGCAGGGGCGGATTTCATCGCCGTATGCGGCGGAATCTGGAGTTATGACGGCGGTGCAGCCGCGGCGGTTAAGCTGTTCAATCAAAAGTTGAACTTCCAACTTTAA
- a CDS encoding ATP-binding protein encodes MMMSRVLSSDVPPASSKTATPKAAQFSTERRNGPEAFQPLAPVLTGVAVAILVATAIAYGRSSGLVAGLWGASGLAIAVWLRTSRGRANDLTFAGVLMVSVLIGEIIAGNKPLLALAFALFSMVEIVGAVLMARRFAPTLNMSTLNGAAGFLFFAAVLAPIPAALGSVLIQMQSGQPDVWRGFQTWWFGHALGIAVLGAMGLSLTRATLARLSRPAKLLEAGGLLACVLGFYAANLSGNLTAGFLLMPLLMAIAVRLGVAGTAFALVVVALLTVGGAMTGHATYTQGGRADQVMMAQVLVLVGYMPFLLVASLLEERDVLAERARLGRERAEKASEAKSRLLANVAHEIKSPVAGIIGIGDLWRQGQLGPVTPQQAEMSDMLVSTARQIEALAHDLLDVARAESGAVRVDLRPTDIPGLLEDVRRICLLRAEADGQVSIDVVYEGDGLVAVADSQRLTQVVTNLTINALKYGASGGCIILRALRAEDCVRIEVTDFGPGLSLQKQAELFEPFNRLGLERSTVEGHGVGLALAKRLVELQGGSIGVISAPGDGATFWVMIPKA; translated from the coding sequence ATGATGATGAGCCGCGTGCTCAGCAGCGACGTCCCTCCCGCCTCTTCCAAGACGGCGACGCCGAAGGCTGCTCAGTTTTCAACGGAACGCCGCAACGGTCCTGAGGCCTTTCAGCCGCTGGCGCCGGTGCTGACCGGCGTTGCGGTGGCCATACTGGTCGCCACGGCCATCGCCTACGGCCGATCCTCCGGTCTGGTCGCAGGTCTGTGGGGCGCCAGCGGCCTCGCGATCGCCGTCTGGCTGCGCACCAGCCGGGGGCGCGCCAATGATCTGACTTTCGCCGGCGTGCTGATGGTCAGCGTCCTGATCGGCGAGATCATCGCGGGCAATAAACCTCTGCTGGCGCTGGCCTTCGCCCTGTTCAGCATGGTCGAGATCGTCGGCGCCGTTCTCATGGCCCGCAGATTCGCGCCCACCCTGAACATGTCCACCCTGAACGGGGCGGCGGGGTTTCTGTTCTTCGCGGCCGTGCTGGCGCCCATTCCCGCGGCGCTGGGCAGCGTGCTGATCCAGATGCAGAGCGGTCAGCCAGATGTCTGGCGGGGCTTCCAGACCTGGTGGTTCGGTCACGCCCTGGGCATCGCCGTCCTGGGCGCCATGGGGCTGTCGCTGACCCGCGCGACCTTGGCGCGCCTCAGCCGGCCCGCCAAGCTGCTGGAGGCGGGCGGGCTGCTGGCCTGCGTCCTGGGATTTTACGCCGCCAATCTCAGCGGCAATCTGACCGCCGGCTTCCTGCTGATGCCGTTGCTGATGGCCATCGCCGTGCGGCTGGGCGTGGCGGGAACCGCCTTCGCCCTGGTCGTGGTGGCTCTGCTCACGGTCGGCGGGGCCATGACGGGTCACGCCACCTACACGCAGGGCGGCCGGGCCGACCAGGTCATGATGGCGCAAGTCCTGGTGCTGGTCGGCTATATGCCCTTCCTGTTGGTGGCCTCGTTGCTGGAAGAGCGCGACGTGCTGGCCGAGCGCGCGCGTCTCGGCCGCGAGCGGGCGGAAAAGGCGTCCGAGGCCAAGTCGCGTCTGCTGGCCAACGTCGCCCATGAGATCAAGAGCCCGGTCGCCGGCATCATCGGCATCGGCGACCTTTGGCGTCAGGGCCAGCTGGGTCCGGTCACGCCGCAACAGGCCGAGATGTCGGACATGCTGGTCTCCACGGCGCGCCAGATCGAAGCCCTGGCGCACGACCTGCTGGACGTGGCGCGGGCGGAATCCGGCGCCGTTCGGGTCGACCTGCGGCCCACCGACATTCCCGGCCTGCTGGAGGATGTCAGACGCATCTGTCTGTTGCGGGCCGAGGCCGACGGCCAGGTGTCGATCGATGTGGTCTATGAGGGCGACGGCCTGGTCGCCGTGGCGGATTCGCAGCGTTTGACCCAGGTCGTGACCAATCTGACGATCAATGCGCTGAAGTATGGCGCGTCGGGGGGATGCATCATCCTGCGGGCGCTGCGCGCCGAGGACTGCGTGCGGATCGAGGTCACGGACTTCGGCCCCGGCCTGTCCCTGCAGAAACAGGCGGAACTGTTCGAGCCGTTCAATCGTCTGGGCCTGGAGCGTTCGACGGTGGAAGGGCACGGGGTCGGTCTGGCGCTGGCCAAACGGTTGGTCGAACTGCAGGGCGGCTCGATCGGCGTGATCTCTGCGCCGGGCGACGGCGCGACCTTCTGGGTTATGATTCCCAAGGCGTGA